A single window of Sphingobacterium sp. ML3W DNA harbors:
- a CDS encoding TlpA family protein disulfide reductase, whose product MMKQALLMVGFLFLVLIGCKNKDEFSISGQIENTGNVKVISLFEGERKLDSMFFGDNNAFQFKRPTSQARLLSLRVGKNRYDLIASPGEEIVFKADLQKDVNDYQIEGSELSSTIQGFSKMRNRRDAVRDSLQADFGKRSIAADADDIENLRSEYKQKFMEQLQSYTKAAVAFANQHDDIAGFYAISTLDPEIAESEIIAYANQIKDKFLDNHYVTQFKQETDKLRTLAIGQPAPGFESFTPNNKPVSLADFKGKYVLVDFWASWCVPCRQENPNIVKLYNAYKGKGFDVFGVSLDDNPGPWMRAIADDGLSWTNASDLKAWGSPVVGLYRITGIPASYVLNPEGLIIAKNLRGNELEDFLKETLR is encoded by the coding sequence ATGATGAAACAGGCGTTGCTGATGGTAGGATTTTTATTTTTAGTTCTTATCGGATGTAAAAATAAAGATGAGTTTTCGATTTCTGGTCAAATTGAAAATACGGGAAATGTGAAAGTTATATCCCTATTTGAGGGAGAACGAAAATTGGACTCCATGTTTTTTGGAGACAATAATGCGTTTCAATTTAAAAGACCCACTAGTCAAGCACGCTTATTATCGCTTCGTGTTGGAAAAAATCGCTATGACCTGATTGCTTCACCAGGAGAAGAAATTGTGTTCAAAGCGGATCTTCAAAAAGATGTTAATGATTATCAGATCGAAGGCTCTGAATTATCATCAACAATTCAGGGTTTTTCAAAAATGAGAAATCGCCGCGATGCTGTTCGCGATTCTTTACAAGCAGATTTTGGAAAGAGAAGTATAGCAGCAGATGCAGATGATATTGAAAATTTGAGAAGCGAGTACAAGCAGAAATTCATGGAGCAATTGCAGTCGTATACAAAAGCAGCAGTAGCATTTGCTAATCAGCATGATGATATTGCAGGTTTTTATGCCATCAGCACATTAGATCCAGAGATTGCAGAGTCCGAAATCATTGCCTACGCCAATCAGATTAAAGATAAGTTTTTAGATAATCATTATGTTACGCAGTTTAAGCAAGAAACAGATAAATTGAGAACCTTGGCTATAGGCCAACCAGCACCCGGTTTCGAATCTTTTACGCCCAATAACAAGCCTGTATCATTAGCAGATTTTAAAGGGAAGTATGTATTGGTCGATTTTTGGGCATCATGGTGCGTACCTTGTCGTCAAGAAAATCCTAATATAGTCAAGTTATATAATGCTTATAAAGGAAAGGGTTTTGATGTTTTCGGTGTTTCATTGGATGATAATCCAGGACCATGGATGCGTGCCATTGCAGACGACGGATTAAGCTGGACCAATGCATCCGACCTGAAAGCATGGGGATCACCCGTAGTTGGGTTGTATCGTATTACCGGAATACCAGCTTCTTATGTGTTGAATCCCGAAGGTCTAATCATTGCTAAAAATCTGAGAGGCAATGAATTAGAAGATTTTTTAAAAGAAACTTTAAGATAG
- a CDS encoding response regulator transcription factor — MSIAKQKILVVDDEQDILDLIAFNLKREGYQVSTASNGHEAINVAKDINPDLIILDVMMPKMDGIEACRLMRAMPEFKNTFMVFLTARSEEYSEIAGFHVGADDYIAKPIKPRALMSRINAILRRNVSEEAARAQDRLEIMDLVIDRDSFLVYRGEQKIVLAKKEFELMYLLASKPNKVFTREQILKSIWEDSVVVTNRTIDVHIRKLREKIGEDYVTTVKGVGYKFDVA; from the coding sequence ATGAGCATTGCAAAGCAAAAAATATTAGTAGTTGATGATGAGCAGGATATTTTGGATTTAATTGCTTTTAATTTAAAGCGTGAAGGATATCAAGTATCTACTGCATCCAACGGTCACGAAGCTATCAATGTGGCAAAAGATATAAATCCAGATTTAATTATTTTGGATGTGATGATGCCTAAGATGGATGGTATTGAAGCTTGCCGACTCATGCGCGCAATGCCTGAGTTTAAAAATACATTTATGGTGTTTTTGACGGCAAGAAGTGAGGAGTATTCTGAAATCGCTGGTTTTCATGTTGGAGCAGATGATTATATAGCCAAACCGATCAAACCTCGTGCTTTGATGAGCCGCATCAATGCGATTCTAAGAAGAAATGTTTCGGAAGAAGCAGCAAGAGCACAGGATAGATTAGAAATCATGGATTTGGTCATTGATCGTGATTCATTTTTAGTTTATCGTGGTGAGCAGAAAATTGTTCTCGCAAAAAAAGAGTTTGAATTGATGTATCTACTCGCTTCAAAACCGAACAAAGTTTTTACGAGAGAACAGATATTGAAAAGTATCTGGGAAGACTCTGTCGTAGTAACCAATAGAACGATCGATGTGCATATCCGTAAACTAAGAGAAAAAATAGGTGAA